A part of Xenopus tropicalis strain Nigerian chromosome 4, UCB_Xtro_10.0, whole genome shotgun sequence genomic DNA contains:
- the pheta2 gene encoding sesquipedalian-2 codes for MKLNERSMAHYATSGSPADCTGYLYKRGVKHTAYQKRWFVLKGNLLFYFEEQGNKEPVGVVVLEGCAIELCHSNEEHAFCVRFDGPGSRSYILAAETQEEMECWVKALSRASFDYMRLVVRELERQLELMQKTSIRRKPGRHRGRSRAVSRTKWENSRPPELCNGFLHPEDTNLETHTRVSGSSIPPPLPPPLPPRRRGAAWVNGASSASMPVSPVSVESPVCPGTFCFSKLHEWYGKEVEELRKAWQKEQRSESD; via the coding sequence ATGAAGTTGAATGAAAGGAGTATGGCTCATTATGCGACCTCTGGCTCCCCAGCAGACTGCACTGGATATCTGTATAAAAGAGGAGTAAAGCACACTGCCTACCAGAAACGTTGGTTTGTTCTAAAGGGCAACCTCTTGTTTTATTTTGAGGAACAGGGTAATAAGGAACCTGTTGGAGTGGTGGTGCTTGAAGGATGTGCCATAGAACTATGCCATTCTAACGAAGAACATGCCTTTTGTGTCAGATTTGATGGTCCTGGATCTCGATCTTATATATTGGCAGCAGAAACCCAAGAAGAGATGGAGTGCTGggtgaaggcattgtccagggcTAGCTTTGATTATATGAGGCTGGTTGTGAGGGAACTCGAAAGGCAGCTAGAGCTTATGCAAAAGACCAGCATTCGAAGGAAACCTGGGCGTCACAGGGGTAGATCACGGGCTGTTTCCAGGACTAAGTGGGAAAACTCCCGACCCCCTGAGTTGTGCAATGGTTTCCTCCATCCTGAAGACACAAACTTGGAGACTCATACCAGGGTCAGTGGCAGTTCCATACCTCCACCTTTACCACCACCTTTGCCACCTCGTAGACGTGGTGCAGCCTGGGTTAATGGAGCTTCTTCAGCCTCTATGCCTGTGTCTCCTGTGTCTGTAGAAAGCCCAGTATGTCCTggtacattttgtttttccaagTTACATGAATGGTATGGGAAGGAAGTTGAGGAGCTTCGAAAAGCATGGCAGAAAGAACAAAGAAGCGAGAGTGACTAA